The following coding sequences lie in one Maledivibacter sp. genomic window:
- the recQ gene encoding DNA helicase RecQ, whose translation MLENAKKILKKYYGYDSFRRGQEKIIDSILRGKDTFAIMPTGAGKSICYQIPSLLLEGLTLVISPLISLMKDQVDGLKNIGMPATFINSSIGFSEVQDRINKARNGEIKLLYIAPERLEAEGFRQMLNFLDISLVAVDEAHCVSQWGHDFRTSYRCIPGFINELNSRPIVSAFTATATEGVKKDVIELLALSNPNVYVTGFNRENLYFAVERGVNKKDFIINYIENNREEVGIIYAATRKEVESLYEIISRQGYKVGKYHAGMSVIDRKQSQDQFIYDDVNIIVATNAFGMGIDKSNVRYVIHNNIPKSMEAYYQEAGRGGRDGEPSECILLYAPQDILLQKYMIEQSIVSEVRQKNEYKKLQTVVDYCHTSKCLRKYILEYFGEEHIDDECGNCSTCKDDSELTDITIEAQKIFSCIYRMKERFGTTLVAQVLRGSKNKRVREFGFDSLSTYGIMKEYREKEIKDIINVLIAEGYIGLTQDQYPVVKLKNKAVSVLKGNEKVFQRIQKKKEKAVEDDSLFEVLRGLRKDISNRDNVPPYIVFSDSTLREMSKYYPQDHTSMLGIKGVGESKLEKYGDEFLNVIGEYIKEHGIQMKESTDNIEQKEKSKEEKVPSHIITFNMYSEGKSLKDIAKEREIKQLTINNHIIRCADEGLEVDLDEFIPSHQESLILDTIQAVGSERLKPIKEELPEEIDYLAIKAVICKYKNRIS comes from the coding sequence ATGCTTGAAAATGCAAAAAAAATACTAAAAAAATATTATGGATATGATAGTTTTAGAAGGGGACAGGAGAAGATAATAGATAGTATCTTAAGGGGTAAAGATACCTTTGCTATAATGCCCACTGGGGCTGGTAAATCTATATGTTACCAGATTCCCAGTCTTTTACTTGAAGGACTTACCCTTGTAATTTCTCCACTCATTTCTCTTATGAAGGATCAAGTAGATGGACTGAAAAACATAGGAATGCCAGCTACTTTCATAAATAGTTCTATAGGTTTCAGCGAGGTTCAAGATAGAATCAATAAAGCCAGAAATGGTGAAATAAAACTTTTGTATATTGCCCCGGAGAGATTAGAAGCAGAGGGCTTTAGACAGATGCTAAACTTTTTAGACATTTCTCTAGTGGCTGTGGACGAAGCCCATTGTGTATCCCAATGGGGACATGATTTTAGGACAAGCTATAGGTGCATCCCAGGCTTTATAAATGAACTCAATAGTAGACCCATTGTCTCTGCATTTACAGCTACTGCCACGGAAGGCGTAAAGAAGGATGTCATAGAGCTTCTGGCTTTAAGCAATCCCAATGTTTATGTAACCGGCTTCAATCGTGAGAATCTGTATTTTGCTGTGGAAAGGGGAGTAAACAAAAAGGATTTTATAATCAATTATATAGAAAATAATAGAGAAGAAGTAGGTATTATATATGCTGCTACTAGAAAAGAGGTAGAGAGCTTATATGAAATCATTAGCAGGCAAGGTTATAAAGTAGGAAAATATCATGCAGGAATGAGCGTTATAGATAGAAAACAAAGTCAAGATCAATTTATATATGATGATGTAAATATTATTGTTGCCACAAACGCCTTTGGAATGGGCATAGACAAATCAAATGTAAGATATGTAATCCATAATAACATTCCTAAAAGTATGGAAGCATATTATCAAGAAGCCGGTCGTGGAGGCAGGGACGGAGAACCAAGTGAATGTATTTTGCTATATGCTCCCCAGGATATACTACTTCAAAAGTATATGATAGAACAAAGCATAGTATCCGAGGTTAGGCAGAAAAACGAGTATAAAAAGTTGCAAACTGTAGTGGATTATTGTCATACATCTAAATGTTTAAGGAAGTATATATTAGAATATTTTGGTGAGGAACATATTGATGATGAATGCGGAAATTGCAGTACCTGTAAAGATGACAGTGAGCTTACGGATATCACAATAGAAGCCCAAAAGATATTTTCTTGCATTTATCGAATGAAAGAGCGTTTTGGGACAACTTTAGTTGCCCAGGTGCTTAGGGGTTCTAAGAATAAAAGGGTGAGAGAGTTTGGATTTGACAGCTTATCTACCTATGGAATTATGAAGGAGTATAGGGAAAAGGAGATAAAGGACATTATAAATGTATTGATTGCTGAAGGATATATAGGACTTACACAGGATCAATATCCAGTCGTTAAGCTGAAAAATAAGGCGGTATCAGTTTTGAAAGGAAATGAAAAAGTATTTCAAAGGATTCAGAAGAAAAAGGAAAAAGCTGTGGAAGACGACTCTCTATTTGAAGTGCTTAGAGGGCTACGAAAGGATATCTCAAATAGGGACAATGTACCACCATATATTGTTTTCTCAGATAGCACACTGCGTGAAATGAGTAAATATTATCCCCAAGATCATACTTCTATGCTTGGAATAAAGGGTGTAGGAGAATCAAAACTGGAAAAATACGGCGATGAGTTTTTAAATGTTATTGGTGAATATATAAAAGAACATGGTATACAGATGAAGGAATCAACGGACAATATAGAGCAGAAGGAAAAATCTAAAGAAGAAAAGGTACCTAGTCATATCATAACCTTTAATATGTATAGTGAGGGTAAATCACTTAAGGATATTGCTAAGGAGAGGGAAATAAAGCAGTTAACTATAAATAATCATATTATAAGATGTGCTGATGAAGGGTTAGAGGTGGATTTAGATGAGTTTATTCCATCCCACCAGGAATCCCTTATTTTAGATACTATTCAAGCAGTGGGAAGTGAGAGATTAAAGCCTATAAAGGAAGAACTTCCTGAGGAAATAGATTATTTAGCAATCAAAGCGGTAATTTGTAAGTATAAAAATAGGATTTCTTAA
- a CDS encoding DUF4397 domain-containing protein → MQYYPYPYPYMLPISPRGWYRRTTPTQKSFIRLFHASPNAPAVDVYANGNLIAENLAYKDITPYLSVDPGKYNIKIFPAGETTDPVLDGDLYIPEGTAFNVGVVGELPNISLYPIPEPYTAQSFGRPCIRFVHLSPNAPAVDITLSDGRKVFSNISYKDITDYACVPPGTYTFEVRLAGTDDVVLTVPNVQLNPNNYYTIYAAGLAGGAPSLEALVVPEPR, encoded by the coding sequence ATGCAATATTATCCATACCCATATCCATATATGCTACCAATCAGTCCTAGAGGATGGTATAGAAGAACAACACCTACACAAAAATCCTTTATTAGGTTATTCCATGCTTCACCTAATGCACCGGCGGTAGACGTATATGCAAATGGAAACCTTATTGCTGAGAATCTTGCTTATAAGGACATTACACCCTATTTATCCGTTGACCCAGGCAAATATAATATTAAGATTTTCCCAGCGGGCGAGACTACAGACCCAGTTTTAGATGGAGATTTATATATTCCAGAAGGAACAGCCTTTAATGTGGGAGTTGTTGGAGAACTGCCTAATATAAGTCTATATCCTATTCCAGAACCCTATACTGCACAAAGCTTTGGTAGACCTTGTATAAGATTTGTACACCTTTCACCGAATGCTCCAGCTGTTGATATAACATTATCCGATGGTAGAAAGGTATTTAGCAATATTAGCTATAAGGATATAACAGACTATGCTTGTGTTCCTCCAGGAACATATACTTTTGAGGTTCGTCTAGCCGGAACCGATGACGTAGTCCTAACGGTTCCCAATGTTCAATTAAATCCAAACAATTATTATACTATCTATGCAGCTGGATTGGCAGGAGGAGCCCCAAGCCTAGAAGCTTTAGTTGTTCCAGAGCCAAGGTAA